A part of Aspergillus oryzae RIB40 DNA, chromosome 7 genomic DNA contains:
- a CDS encoding uncharacterized protein (predicted hydrolases or acyltransferases (alpha/beta hydrolase superfamily)) encodes MSTLISSYLLGLVACAAAAPAASRASPHGTRGYGEIQWKPCGDLGVNGTTELECGSLAVPLDYTEPDSGETLDLEILRAPAPNQPSKGSVFVNFGGPGASGVAEMSLLGSVLSIFVGGSYDVVNVVPRGTGNTLPFSCFEDEQERIAAALRAPFATNASDTALGQVWAEAKNRADACAHAQNETGSLIGTAFTARDIMQVVDALEEDGKLRWWGQSYGTLLGSTLIAMFPDKIDKAVLDGVINAHEYYHINVEQVAGADSAFSGFCSQCVDNKDKCPIASNRTAEELEEDIYAAMEALKSEPIPVSVEGKGYIVDYATIKGTIHYALYFPATWPTLAEKLDILFSGNITGILPDLVAPLPVTPDADAIQGIKCSDNQEPLETLEDALPGVEARAELSKIAGDIADVSALQCARWGMPAKEQYTGDFKAKTQNPVLLVSTQHDPITPLVSAKKMSEGFEGSVVLEQEGYGSTSGNGNIHIYFILE; translated from the exons ATGTCGACATTAATTTCTTCAtatcttcttggtcttgtgGCCTGCGCTGCCGCGGCGCCTGCGGCCTCACGAGCTTCGCCCCATGGCACTCGGGGCTACGGCGAGATCCAGTGGAAACCTTGCGGCGACCTCGGGGTGAACGGGACAACGGAGCTAGAATGCGGTAGCCTCGCTGTTCCTCTTGATTACACGGAGCCTGATTCCGGGGAGACGCTCGACCTCGAGATCCTAAGGGCTCCGGCCCCAAACCAGCCCTCGAAGGGAAGCGTGTTCGTCAACTTTGGTGGCCCGGGAGCTAGCGGTGTCGCTGAGATGTCCTTATTGGGGTCTGTCTTGAGCAT ATTTGTCGGAGGCTCATACGACGTCGTTAACGTGGTACCTCG AGGAACCGGCAACACACTTCCATTCTCCTGCTTCGAAGACGAACAGGAGCGAATCGCAGCCGCCTTGAGGGCCCCTTTCGCTACAAACGCCTCCGATACTGCCCTCGGACAGGTCTGGGCCGAGGCTAAAAACAGAGCAGATGCGTGCGCTCACGCGCAAAACGAGACGGGAAGCCTTATCGGAACGGCCTTTACAGCTCGGGACATAATGCAAGTGGTCGACGCCCTTGAGGAAGACGGCAAGCTCAGATGGTGGG GCCAATCTTACGGAACGCTCCTCGGATCGACGCTCATTGCCATGTTCCCGGATAAGATCGACAAGGCTGTCCTGGATGGTGTCATCAATGCGCATGAGTACTACCATAT CAATGTAGAACAGGTTGCTGGTGCGGACAGCGCCTTTTCCGGGTTCTGCTCCCAGTGTGTGGATAACAAGGACAAGTGCCCTATCGCCAGCAACCGTACGGCCGAAGAGCTTGAGGAAGATATTTACGCGGCGATGGAGGCGTTGAAGTCCGAACCCATCCCCGTATCCGTGGAGGGCAAAGGATACATCGTCGACTACGCAACCATCAAGGGGACGATCCACTACGCCTTGTACTTCCCCGCAACGTGGCCCACACTAGCCGAGAAACTGGACATCCTGTTTTCGGGAAACATCACGGGCATTCTTCCTGACCTCGTGGCCCCCCTGCCAGTCACTCCGGACGCGGATGCTATCCAGGGGATCAAGTGCAGCGACAACCAGGAGCCTCTGGAGACCCTTGAGGATGCGCTCCCGGGTGTCGAGGCGCGGGCGGAGCTGAGCAAGATTGCGGGCGACATCGCCGACGTTAGTGCGCTGCAGTGTGCGCGCTGGGGAATGCCAGCGAAGGAGCAGTACACCGGCGACTTCAAGGCCAAGACTCAGAACCCGGTCCTTCTGGTCAGCACCCAGCATGACCCCATCACGCCGCTCGTCTCggccaagaagatgagcGAGGGCTTTGAGGGGAGCGTGGTACTTGAACAGGAAGGTTACGGA TCAACCAGTGGCAACGGGAACATTCacatatattttattttagaGTAG
- a CDS encoding uncharacterized protein (predicted protein) — protein MFVTIAQEISGFLNLPPEILLLVYCSLDSIADAYFLSQTCQQAYHVFSRPQSQPKIFESIIHNVLQDAAPNQAWLEKQFGPGSLWRPKEADLPVDLTNKPAREFLINIGFPSVKLPRIGFNSTHLKTFADKGDSLCRYTGEELYGIYDPDDEVPALSFCLGEVYTQLVMLENEHGHVFWYNGDCYDSLGRDRGLVAQGLDSLAVLLGMVVAVTKDLRESPLDLSLEELERRVEILKRPLDILRGKMRDYDFYAEDAEFWNDLFSELLDDWEFRDESLGS, from the exons ATGTTTGTGACAATTGCTCAAGAAATATCTGGATTCCTAAACCTTCCACCAGAGATTCTCCTTTTGGTATACTGCAGCCTCGACTCCATCGCCGATgcatattttctttctcagacGTGTCAGCAGGCCTACCATGTCTTCAGCCGACCACAGAGTCAGCCAAAAATATTCGAATCAATCATA CACAATGTCCTTCAAGACGCTGCCCCAAACCAAGCCTGGCTGGAAAAACAGTTTGGTCCCGGATCACTTTGGCGACCTAAGGAGGCTGATCTTCCAGTGGATCTAACAAACAAACCGGCCCGAGAGTTTCTGATCAATATCGGATTCCCTTCCGTCAAGCTCCCCCGCATAGGTTTTAACTCTACCCACTTGAAAACGTTTGCCGACAAGGGGGACAGCTTGTGTAGGTATACGGGCGAAGAGCTCTATGGGATATATGATCCTGATGATGAAGTACCGGCTCTAAGTTTTTGTCTCGGAgaagtatatacccagttaGTCATGCTGGAGAATGAGCATGGTCATGTATTCTGGTATAATGGAGATTGCTATGATTCTTTGGGGCGTGACCGAGGTCTAGTCGCACAAGGGCTGGATAGTCTTGCCGTGCTattggggatggtggtcGCCGTAACCAAGGATCTACGTGAAAGCCCATTAGATCTCTCTCTGGAAGAATTGGAGCGCCGGGTCGAGATCCTTAAAAGGCCGCTTGATATATTGCGGGGGAAAATGAGAGATTATGACTTTTACGCGGAGGACGCCGAATTTTGGAATGATCTGTTCTCTGAATTGTTAGATGACTGGGAATTTCGGGACGAGTCACTTGGCTCATAA
- a CDS encoding uncharacterized protein (predicted protein), translating into MASRLTCGNISCKPVKSSALLPLLQERHQSISICDDILLSSLNQGVCDYYFGPVFQKVLHGWNIASFKDNLGHPKSALPFYTAVLPNFMKETFNSDVHIRTLVKHPFHHVDLAIAHGLSEESLGDRD; encoded by the exons ATGGCATCCCGGCTGACATGTGGGAACATATCTTGCAAACCTGTGAAGTCTTCAGctttacttcctcttctccaggagCGACATCAGAGCATCTCTATTTGCGATGACATTCTTCTCAGCAGCCTGAACCAAGGAGTCTGTGACTATTATTTTGGGCCTGTGTTTCAGAAAGTCCTCCACGGCTGGAATATTGCATCGTTCAAAGACAATCTCGGCCACCC CAAGTCTGCTTTGCCATTCTATACTGCCGTCCTGCCAAATTTCATGAAAGAGACTTTCAATAGTGATGTTCATATCCGGACGCTGGTCAAACATCCATTTCACCACGTCGACCTGGCCATAGCTCATGGCCTCTCGGAAGAGTCTCTCGGTGATAGGGACTGA
- a CDS encoding uncharacterized protein (predicted protein) — MSRRFRWADLQVKRLEECRTDDHMKEALRTIPDSLEATYQTIIDNIAERDRSIARGILIPMCFSAAPLDLQTVADSVSLRSSRHVMDICTTSLLSTSGEEVRLAHFSVKEFLVSEDAVGNICRFSERAAKDHLAKKTVDCISCQTEELNQEMAAIKPFLAYASCHWQAYVAALVDINPQNADLGRKIDSLFTEPTVYFNWSRIADSYAITNDNQWNKLRSECKPAIDRATEMGLVGPVDTPVNQGADPLQSWKAMSWCPLKRAALEGRLKIVELLLRKNITISTELAKALIGLVKHDVEVEHALEGVLKALLDRGVLQDTARGPSESISEHIVSYAMTNRYSGLLILNIFLDWRDRGLVSVPITGDVMRCAVVFSSPAEEMLELLSRRSQEGFYISPTMFIDTGGLPMLFDGIAALARRRPAKLPLSDALLEGMAIKCDSATMDTLLQARPDIKVTEKILVAAAQNNLGVDMLKLLWPLREPGASITEDVLTSAAKSRSPIILKLLIDKLQPSVQLTETVMKSIIGNWECGLSMMKTILDDPRVTFEVSEPLISMAASTTQAPLEMLDLLVNNSETEVHITEDIVCAAAGNIIYSSSVLEYLSHLEARPLPVTEKVVMGAIRNPKTLEILFEKCPNAPITDRVSLGACSYADQMRLLLDKPHGVLPIEKMVEKLSNNYLDSCVVLDLLFERNILTVNEQLVETLAASYGPLNTLLNQRPDAPITVKVLLQAARNPRSIRL; from the coding sequence ATGTCCAGGCGCTTTCGTTGGGCTGATCTACAGGTTAAGAGGCTGGAGGAATGCCGAACAGACGACCATATGAAGGAGGCACTGCGCACGATTCCGGACTCGCTCGAAGCCACCTATCAAACCATTATAGACAATATCGCAGAGCGGGATCGGTCCATCGCACGTGGGATTCTGATTCCCATGTGCTTTTCGGCCGCGCCGCTGGACTTGCAAACCGTGGCTGATTCCGTGTCACTACGGTCTTCGCGCCATGTCATGGACATTTGTACTACATCATTGCTCAGCACATCGGGTGAGGAGGTTCGATTGGCCCACTTTTCAGTGAAGGAATTCCTGGTCTCGGAAGATGCCGTTGGGAATATTTGCCGTTTCTCAGAGCGTGCTGCCAAGGATCACCTGGCGAAAAAGACGGTTGACTGCATTTCTTGCCAGACGGAGGAATTGAACCAAGAAATGGCGGCCATAAAGCCTTTCCTTGCATATGCGTCTTGTCACTGGCAGGCATATGTCGCAGCTCTTGTCGACATTAATCCTCAAAACGCAGACCTGGGACGCAAAATAGATAGCCTGTTCACCGAGCCAACAGTGTACTTTAATTGGTCACGCATAGCCGATAGTTATGCGATTACCAATGACAACCAATGGAACAAACTCCGCAGCGAGTGCAAGCCAGCTATCGATCGGGCTACTGAAATGGGGTTAGTAGGGCCCGTGGATACTCCGGTCAACCAGGGAGCAGACCCTTTGCAATCCTGGAAGGCCATGTCATGGTGTCCGTTGAAACGTGCTGCCCTTGAGGGCCGCTTGAAAATAGTGGAGTTGCTCTTGAGGAAGAATATTACAATCTCTACCGAGCTCGCCAAGGCCTTGATCGGTCTCGTGAAGCACGATGTGGAAGTAGAACACGCATTGGAAGGCGTTCTGAAGGCCTTGCTGGACCGGGGGGTTCTGCAAGACACGGCACGAGGCCCCAGCGAGTCTATTTCAGAGCACATCGTTAGTTACGCGATGACAAATCGATATTCGGGATTGCTAATCCTGAATATATTCCTTGATTGGCGAGATAGGGGTCTAGTATCAGTACCCATCACTGGCGACGTTATGCGATGCGCTGTCGTTTTTTCGTCCCCCGCCGAGGAAATGCTCGAGTTGCTCTCTAGAAGATCACAGGAGGGGTTCTATATTTCCCCTACAATGTTTATCGATACGGGAGGGCTGCCGATGCTCTTTGACGGCATCGCTGCCCTTGCACGTAGGCGACCGGCGAAGCTTCCTCTCTCGGATGCCCTTTTAGAAGGAATGGCCATAAAGTGCGACTCTGCCACCATGGATACCCTGCTCCAGGCTCGTCCCGACATCAAAGTGACAGAGAAAATCTTGGTGGCAGCTGCACAAAACAACCTGGGTGTAGATATGCTCAAGTTGCTGTGGCCGCTGCGAGAACCCGGTGCATCAATTACCGAAGATGTCCTGACTAGTGCTGCAAAGAGCAGGTCACCAATCATTTTGAAACTCCTGATCGACAAACTTCAACCATCTGTGCAGTTGACAGAAACAGTCATGAAAAGTATTATAGGGAATTGGGAGTGTGGGCTGTCCATGATGAAGACAATTTTGGATGACCCGCGCGTTACATTCGAGGTATCTGAACCATTAATTTCAATGGCTGCTTCAACAACCCAGGCCCCGCTGGAGATGTTGGACCTGCTAGTCAACAATAGCGAGACCGAAGTACATATCACTGAGGACATAGTATGCGCCGCTGCAGGAAACATCATCTACTCATCATCTGTTCTGgaatatctttctcatctggAGGCCCGTCCCCTTCCCGTTACGGAGAAGGTAGTCATGGGTGCAATCCGCAACCCGAAGACTCTGGAAATATTGTTCGAGAAATGTCCCAATGCTCCTATTACTGATCGCGTATCTCTGGGGGCCTGTTCATATGCCGACCAGATGCGTCTGCTTCTGGACAAACCTCATGGTGTACTCCCAATTGAAAAAATGGTAGAGAAGCTTTCCAACAACTACCTGGATTCCTGTGTGGTGCTTGACCTGCTGTTTGAGCGAAATATTTTGACTGTCAATGAACAGCTCGTGGAAACCCTGGCCGCAAGCTATGGGCCGTTGAACACACTGCTTAATCAAAGGCCAGATGCTCCAATCACAGTGAAAGTGTTACTTCAAGCGGCCAGGAATCCCCGATCCATACGTCTATAG
- a CDS encoding beta-ketoacyl reductase (predicted protein), whose amino-acid sequence MPYHDWKDAVNCKSLGSWNLHSVLPRGMDFFILLSSASGLAGIKGQANYDAGNTYEDALARYRVSQGEKATALDLGAMVDDGILAEDPSLLRRVLAYGTLEPITRAKFYGILDYCCDPARESVTPREAQIAFGLGTDRGDGLESIDYQRQPMLQQLMLAGNRQQVGAGAGVGSGGAQHAISDREQIAASASLEEAAQIAAEAIIKKLAKSLITMQDGSSVERDRPFSVLGVDSLLGIELRNWIVKQFKVDLAVFETQGAATLETLSLLVAQRCTKGRGGVGS is encoded by the coding sequence ATGCCCTACCACGACTGGAAGGACGCCGTCAACTGCAAGTCCCTCGGATCGTGGAACCTCCACTCAGTCCTCCCTCGCGGGATGGacttcttcattctcctgTCCTCGGCGTCCGGTCTAGCCGGAATAAAAGGACAAGCGAACTATGACGCGGGGAACACGTACGAAGACGCACTAGCCCGCTACCGGGTCAGCCAAGGTGAAAAGGCCACTGCGCTAGACCTCGGCGCGATGGTTGATGACGGGATCCTGGCAGAAGATCCTAGCTTGCTGCGTCGCGTTCTCGCGTACGGCACCCTTGAGCCGATTACGCGGGCTAAGTTCTACGGCATTTTGGACTATTGTTGTGATCCGGCAAGGGAGTCGGTAACTCCTCGTGAGGCGCAGATTGCGTTTGGTCTGGGGACGGATCGTGGTGATGGGCTGGAGAGCATTGATTATCAGAGGCAGCCTATGCTGCAGCAGCTTATGCTAGCTGGGAATCGGCAACAGGTCGGAGCCGGTGCTGGTGTTGGTTCCGGGGGCGCTCAGCATGCTATCAGTGATCGAGAGCAAATAGCGGCGTCAGCGTCCCTGGAGGAAGCGGCGCAAATTGCTGCCGAGGCGATTATCAAGAAGCTGGCGAAGTCTCTGATCACGATGCAAGATGGCTCGTCGGTTGAGCGTGATCGACCATTCTCGGTGCTAGGGGTGGACTCCCTTCTGGGCATTGAGTTGCGGAATTGGATTGTAAAGCAGTTTAAGGTCGATCTCGCTGTTTTTGAGACTCAAGGGGCCGCCACGCTGGAGACATTGAGTCTCTTGGTTGCGCAGCGTTGCACTAAAGGAAGGGGGGGGGTGGGTAGCTAG
- a CDS encoding uncharacterized protein (predicted protein), whose amino-acid sequence MGPRFRMIYICDRIPEVELGHVEEKRKKKKKKKKRGGFRPLNHTAAPLRHWDRQWKGGIVRLTNFSIEGVTLQTGWRPSPEPKPIDLTKLETDSHPDWISYHCAFYSDGFRRGHSYAKAFIPRTPRREDTFFEQWIEPGWDCHPQGSLVQKGTGTDTYARWTNEMIQFIVEMPLPVQENLFSPIDGKPSTGSIAATLEFAEQQQKAREEGREDWRALEEDGSKTLKARMVNVSLTLSTEIKQRLPSEGVR is encoded by the exons atggGCCCGAGGTTTAgaatgatatatatatgtgaTCGAATACCCGAGGTGGAACTTGGTCACgtagaggagaaaagaaaaaaaaaaaaaaaaaagaaaaagaggggagGCTTC CGGCCCCTCAACCACACTGCAGCTCCCCTCAGACATTGGGATAGGCAATG GAAGGGTGGGATTGTCAGACTCACCAATTTCTCAATCGAAGGCGTGACGCTTCAAACGGGCTGGCGTCCCTCGCCGGAGCCCAAACCCATCGACCTCACGAAACTCGAGACAGACAGCCATCCCGACTGGATTTCCTACCACTGCGCCTTTTACTCGGATGGGTTCCGCCGGGGACATTCCTACGCCAAGGCCTTCATCCCGAGAACCCCGCGCCGCGAAGACACCTTCTTCGAGCAGTGGATTGAACCGGGCTGGGACTGCCACCCGCAGGGCTCTCTGGTGCAGAAAGGAACAGGAACCGACACCTATGCGCGATGGACCAACGAGATGATTCAATTCATAGTGGAAATGCCCCTTCCTGTCCAAGAGAATCTGTTCTCGCCCATAGACGGCAAACCATCGACGGGAAGCATAGCGGCCACGCTCGAGTTTGCTGAGCAACAACAGAAGGCGCGCGAGGAAGGTCGAGAAGATTGGAGAGCGCTGGAGGAGGACGGCTCCAAGACGCTCAAGGCCAGAATGGTCAATGTGTCGTTGACTTTGTCCACGGAGATCAAGCAACGCCTGCCTTCTGAGGGCGTTCGCTAG
- a CDS encoding M6 family metalloprotease domain-containing protein (predicted protein): MIFVDFPDAPASDTTEELYQLFVPGAPDWYKHSSFGQLSLNITADTSRFYRMPNPSTSYPYDRGITAQLHGKYIQDALNSVGQAIDFSGTDVLYIVPTKAAKHISFSPTYMGELTAGDGTVIGKTVTFGQDAPDSWGFLVMNHETGHTMGLPDLYPSNGGRATMYVGGHDIMGLISGGLPDYFAWHKWKLGWFSDDQFDCVDGAGSTTHTVTAVGTKEGVKAVVVKRDETTAIVAEVRAREGADIAACSTGVLVYTVSTSTASGQGPIRVHDATPNSGGCDGEELNDAHFTTEAGRDVFVSEDGVQIKVVSQNGDVYTIEVEAT, encoded by the coding sequence ATGATATTCGTTGATTTCCCTGATGCACCAGCCTCGGATACTACTGAGGAGCTATACCAGCTCTTCGTTCCTGGTGCACCAGACTGGTACAAgcattcttcctttggtCAACTCAGTCTCAATATCACTGCCGACACCTCTCGTTTCTACCGCATGCCCAATCCGTCCACCTCCTACCCGTATGACCGAGGCATCACCGCACAGCTCCACGGAAAGTACATCCAAGATGCACTCAACTCGGTCGGTCAAGCCATTGATTTCAGCGGCACTGATGTTCTCTATATCGTCCCGACCAAGGCAGCCAAGCACATCTCGTTCTCGCCTACCTACATGGGGGAGCTAACTGCGGGTGACGGAACAGTCATCGGTAAAACTGTCACCTTTGGTCAGGATGCTCCTGACTCATGGGGCTTCCTAGTCATGAACCACGAGACCGGACACACTATGGGACTGCCGGATTTGTATCCCTCGAATGGCGGTAGGGCCACGATGTATGTTGGCGGTCATGATATTATGGGTCTGATTAGTGGTGGACTTCCGGATTACTTTGCATGGCATAAGTGGAAACTGGGATGGTTTTCCGACGACCAATTTGATTGTGTGGATGGTGCTGGATCGACAACACACACTGTTACTGCGGTCGGAACTAAGGAGGGTGTTAAGGCAGTAGTTGTGAAACGGGATGAGACTACCGCTATTGTGGCTGAGGTCAGGGCCAGGGAGGGCGCGGATATCGCGGCTTGCAGTACAGGAGTACTTGTCTATACGGTGTCAACATCCACAGCTTCCGGTCAAGGTCCAATTCGTGTCCACGATGCGACCCCGAATTCTGGTGGATGCGATGGGGAAGAATTAAATGATGCACATTTCACAACCGAGGCTGGTCGAGACGTTTTCGTTTCAGAAGATGGTGTCCAAATCAAGGTGGTTTCTCAGAATGGGGATGTCTATACTATTGAAGTTGAGGCCACTTGA
- a CDS encoding RraA family protein (demethylmenaquinone methyltransferase) → MSQSSILDRLSALDTNTVSDALDFLGLKGATYGLRPLWDCPKIVGRASTVKVGPKTDTAPTTHLLTPVIDAVTTDDRVLVISGGIDGISCWGDIVANASKQKRIRGTVIDGMSRDIDGSREVGYPVYGRGVTMISARNRLVQVDSGTPLQVRGVTVHQDDYVIADRCGTVFVPAQRIEDVLEFGERIDRRQAKMVDAVRAGQPVSEVMHDKQFEAIRENAPLSTVLPVAPASKRNPKQASPEDQELVALFADSDTPGVSDALDKLGIPGQAFGIMPLTDYKKVTVGPAFTVRYVPASDPPGSVGDFIDEVAIGDVVVIDNGGRTDCTVWGDIMTQYAGLRDIAGTVIDGVCRDVNRAIDDDYPLFTAGRWMRTGKDRVQVGGVNESIGIGKVRVNPRDIVVADANGVVIVPRDRAREVAEVARRIEKSEAGIRELIASGATIAEAREKLGYHTLQRKV, encoded by the coding sequence ATGAGCCAATCCAGCATCTTGGACCGACTTTCAGCGCTCGACACCAACACCGTGTCTGATGCCTTAGATTTCCTCGGCCTCAAAGGAGCCACATACGGCCTGCGACCACTCTGGGACTGTCCTAAGATAGTTGGACGTGCCAGCACAGTGAAAGTGGGCCCCAAGACTGATACTGCTCCCACAACACATCTACTTACACCGGTCATCGATGCGGTAACGACCGATGATCGCGTTCTTGTCATCTCGGGCGGCATAGATGGCATCTCATGTTGGGGTGATATCGTCGCCAATGCATCGAAACAAAAGCGTATCCGGGGAACCGTGATCGATGGTATGAGTCGCGATATTGACGGCAGCCGTGAGGTTGGGTATCCCGTTTACGGTCGTGGAGTCACCATGATCAGTGCGCGCAATCGCTTAGTGCAGGTCGACTCCGGCACACCCTTGCAAGTGCGAGGAGTCACAGTCCACCAAGATGACTATGTAATCGCCGATCGTTGCGGGACAGTCTTCGTCCCGGCTCAGCGTATTGAGGACGTCCTAGAATTTGGCGAGCGGATCGACCGTCGCCAGGCTAAGATGGTCGATGCCGTTCGAGCCGGTCAGCCGGTGTCTGAAGTCATGCACGACAAGCAATTCGAAGCCATTCGCGAAAATGCACCACTATCAACAGTCTTGCCAGTCGCGCCAGCCTCCAAACGAAACCCCAAGCAAGCTAGTCCCGAGGATCAAGAGTTAGTAGCTCTTTTCGCCGATTCAGACACCCCTGGTGTCTCTGATGCACTTGATAAACTCGGCATTCCGGGACAGGCGTTCGGTATAATGCCTTTGACCGATTACAAAAAGGTTACCGTCGGGCCGGCCTTCACTGTTCGTTACGTACCCGCCAGCGATCCACCTGGAAGTGTCGGTGATTTTATCGACGAGGTTGCCATAGGTGATGTCGTGGTCATCGATAATGGTGGTCGCACAGATTGTACCGTCTGGGGCGATATAATGACGCAGTACGCTGGGTTACGAGACATCGCTGGAACTGTTATCGATGGTGTATGCCGCGATGTGAACCGTGCCATCGACGATGACTACCCACTCTTCACGGCTGGACGCTGGATGCGAACTGGCAAGGATCGGGTTCAAGTGGGAGGTGTCAACGAGTCAATCGGCATCGGCAAGGTTCGTGTCAACCCTCGCGACATCGTTGTCGCCGATGCAAATGGTGTCGTTATTGTCCCGCGAGATCGCGCCCGTGAGGTGGCCGAAGTCGCACGAAGGATCGAGAAGAGTGAAGCTGGCATCCGGGAATTGATCGCTAGCGGTGCTACGATCGCTGAGGCGCGAGAGAAGCTTGGTTACCACACATTGCAGCGTAAGGTTTAA